The following coding sequences are from one Virgibacillus necropolis window:
- a CDS encoding D-2-hydroxyacid dehydrogenase has product MGILFSAKVSVKHQSELKRKFSNESFTFCDNIGEAKPHLADAEVLVTYGEDLTDELIEKVSKLKWIMVLSAGMDQMPFTTIGKKGILVTNARGIHKIPMAEYAISSILQVSRQSKKLIENENNHTWDRAVRMQEITGKTILIAGTGAIGQEVARLAQAFRMKTYGVSRSGSAVEYFDKIVKSDEMEKLLPEVDIVVSVLPSTPETMNFFTDEHFRLLPDHAIFLNMGRGNAVSGTVLLEAIQSNQIAHAILDVFEEEPLPADHPFWKEENVTITPHLSGISAHYQTRALEIFEQNLHTYKQNGSDFLNKIDLTRGY; this is encoded by the coding sequence TTGGGTATACTGTTTTCGGCAAAAGTTTCAGTGAAGCATCAAAGCGAATTGAAACGGAAATTTTCGAATGAATCGTTTACTTTTTGTGACAATATAGGCGAGGCAAAACCGCATCTAGCAGATGCTGAAGTTCTTGTGACGTATGGTGAAGACTTAACAGATGAGTTGATAGAGAAAGTGTCAAAACTAAAGTGGATCATGGTTCTTTCTGCAGGTATGGACCAAATGCCGTTTACGACAATTGGCAAGAAAGGTATTTTGGTAACAAATGCTCGAGGGATTCACAAAATTCCGATGGCTGAGTATGCTATTTCTAGCATTTTGCAGGTTTCAAGACAATCAAAAAAACTGATTGAAAATGAAAATAACCATACATGGGATCGTGCCGTTCGAATGCAAGAAATTACTGGAAAGACAATTTTAATCGCAGGCACGGGAGCGATAGGCCAAGAGGTTGCTCGTTTGGCACAAGCATTTCGGATGAAAACATATGGTGTTTCTAGAAGCGGAAGCGCTGTCGAATATTTCGATAAAATTGTGAAATCAGATGAGATGGAAAAACTATTACCAGAAGTGGATATTGTTGTATCGGTTCTACCGAGTACACCAGAAACAATGAACTTCTTTACAGATGAACACTTTAGATTGTTGCCAGACCATGCTATTTTTCTCAATATGGGGAGAGGAAATGCTGTTAGTGGCACGGTGTTGTTAGAAGCAATTCAATCAAACCAAATTGCCCATGCAATCTTGGATGTTTTTGAAGAAGAACCGCTTCCAGCTGATCATCCGTTTTGGAAGGAAGAAAATGTAACGATTACACCACATTTGTCAGGAATTTCTGCACATTATCAAACACGTGCATTAGAAATTTTTGAACAAAACCTTCATACTTATAAACAAAATGGATCAGACTTTTTAAATAAGATTGATCTTACTAGGGGGTATTAA
- a CDS encoding aminopeptidase: MQDPRLTKLAHQLLTHSLTMKESETVLITGSINSKPLIKELIKASHDLNIIPHVEYTDDEISRLLLTNAKKEQFTVVNKWNLYKFKDIDGFIQIVGEENDAELVGVPQAQFRLAGEEMKASSDFLVDERKWVLLNYPTNGFAQKAKMSYDDFYNYYIDVCSIDYKKMENAQLALKDLMEQTDNVHITAPGTDLSFSIKDISAVMCAGEFNIPDGEVYTAPVKNTVNGTITYNTPCPYQGNVFHDVELTFKDGKIIAATSDKTDELNAILDTDDGARFIGEFAIGLNPKITEPMGDILFDEKIAGSLHFTPGAAYDDADNGNDSSVHWDMVLIQRHEYGGGKIYFDDVLIRDNGIFVLDELKALNPENLL; this comes from the coding sequence ATGCAAGATCCTAGACTAACAAAATTGGCTCACCAATTACTAACACATTCTTTGACAATGAAGGAAAGTGAAACCGTTTTAATTACTGGAAGTATAAATTCAAAGCCGCTAATAAAAGAGTTGATCAAAGCCTCTCATGATCTTAACATTATTCCACACGTAGAATACACAGATGATGAAATATCCAGACTTTTATTGACAAATGCTAAAAAGGAACAATTTACTGTTGTTAATAAGTGGAACTTATACAAATTTAAGGATATTGATGGTTTTATTCAAATCGTAGGCGAAGAAAATGATGCAGAATTAGTTGGAGTGCCACAAGCGCAATTTCGGTTAGCCGGAGAAGAAATGAAAGCCTCAAGCGATTTTTTAGTTGATGAACGGAAATGGGTTTTATTAAATTATCCAACCAATGGATTTGCACAAAAGGCAAAGATGAGTTACGACGACTTTTACAATTACTATATTGATGTTTGTTCGATTGATTACAAGAAGATGGAAAACGCCCAACTAGCCTTAAAAGACCTAATGGAACAAACAGATAACGTACATATTACCGCCCCAGGAACTGATTTATCATTTTCGATAAAAGACATTTCAGCCGTCATGTGTGCAGGGGAGTTCAATATTCCTGATGGAGAAGTCTATACGGCACCAGTTAAAAATACTGTTAACGGAACCATTACCTACAACACACCATGCCCATATCAAGGAAATGTTTTTCATGATGTTGAATTAACCTTTAAGGATGGAAAAATTATTGCAGCAACTTCAGATAAAACAGACGAATTAAATGCTATTTTAGATACGGATGATGGTGCTAGATTCATTGGTGAGTTCGCGATTGGTTTAAATCCAAAAATCACCGAACCAATGGGTGATATATTATTCGATGAAAAAATTGCAGGTAGTTTACATTTCACTCCAGGTGCTGCTTATGATGACGCTGATAATGGCAATGATTCTTCGGTGCACTGGGATATGGTACTTATTCAGCGCCATGAATATGGTGGGGGAAAAATTTATTTTGATGACGTATTAATACGCGATAATGGTATATTTGTATTAGATGAGTTAAAGGCATTAAACCCTGAAAACTTATTGTAA
- the bcp gene encoding thioredoxin-dependent thiol peroxidase, with protein sequence MTVETGKLAPTFTLPNQQSENVSLSDFKGKHVVLYFYPKDMTPGCTTEACDFRDQHASFHDLNAVIIGVSPDPVNSHQKFIDKHELPFLLLADEDHQVADEYGVWKLKKNFGKEYYGIERSTFIIDKDGKLQKEYRKVSVKGHVEDALTFIRENL encoded by the coding sequence ATGACAGTCGAAACAGGCAAATTAGCACCAACATTTACACTACCAAATCAACAAAGTGAAAATGTAAGTTTATCCGATTTTAAAGGTAAGCATGTTGTGTTGTATTTTTATCCTAAAGATATGACGCCAGGCTGCACAACAGAAGCGTGTGATTTCCGTGATCAACATGCGAGCTTTCATGACCTTAATGCGGTAATTATTGGCGTGAGTCCAGATCCAGTTAATAGTCATCAAAAATTCATTGATAAGCATGAGTTACCATTCTTATTGTTGGCTGATGAAGATCATCAGGTTGCTGATGAGTACGGGGTATGGAAGCTGAAGAAAAACTTTGGTAAGGAATATTACGGTATTGAACGCTCGACATTTATCATTGATAAAGATGGTAAACTGCAAAAAGAATATCGTAAAGTAAGTGTAAAAGGGCATGTGGAAGACGCACTAACATTTATTCGTGAAAATTTATAG
- a CDS encoding potassium channel family protein, which yields MSIVSWVFVVLVSVTMIGSIVYFIRRGNNNERSFSMDIFFTLLVVYSIVIIGFALIYFILSFNRILLVEGGELRQVNALGTLIHSAYFSGVTMLTIGYGDITPLGYGRLIALIQALIGYILPTAFVLRLVQNKQDD from the coding sequence ATGTCAATTGTTTCATGGGTCTTTGTTGTTTTAGTGAGCGTAACGATGATTGGTAGTATTGTCTACTTTATAAGACGCGGTAATAATAACGAGCGAAGTTTCTCAATGGATATATTTTTCACACTACTTGTGGTATATAGTATTGTCATTATTGGCTTTGCACTAATCTACTTTATTCTTTCATTTAACAGGATTTTATTGGTTGAGGGTGGGGAGCTTAGACAGGTTAATGCGCTAGGAACTTTAATACACTCTGCATACTTTAGTGGTGTTACCATGTTAACGATTGGATATGGTGACATTACACCACTTGGATATGGACGTTTGATTGCCCTGATTCAGGCGTTAATCGGCTATATTTTACCAACAGCATTTGTTCTCCGCTTAGTACAAAATAAGCAAGATGATTAA
- a CDS encoding response regulator transcription factor, giving the protein MKRIYLVEDDPKIANLLKGYLEKYEYIVTIVEVFDKIMEEFKENDPHLVLLDINLPRYDGFYWCRKIRSISNCPIVFLSARDSGMDQVMAMENGGDDYITKPFDFDVIQAKIKSIIRRIYGEYAVTRQVDFIEINQFTLHLTSMEMAFQDSVVALTKNEFILLKEFVEHENQVLSRTHLLEILWDDEHFVDDNTLSVNITRIRKKLEDIGIKSCIQTVRGAGYKFVNTWSSTL; this is encoded by the coding sequence ATGAAACGGATTTATTTAGTTGAGGATGACCCTAAAATAGCGAACTTGTTAAAAGGGTACCTAGAAAAATATGAGTATATAGTTACGATTGTGGAAGTATTTGATAAAATCATGGAAGAATTCAAGGAGAATGACCCACACCTTGTGCTGCTGGATATTAATCTTCCTCGTTATGATGGTTTTTATTGGTGCAGAAAAATAAGGAGTATCTCTAATTGTCCCATAGTTTTTCTGTCAGCACGAGATTCTGGAATGGATCAAGTTATGGCAATGGAAAATGGTGGCGATGATTATATTACAAAACCATTTGATTTTGATGTTATACAAGCCAAAATTAAAAGTATCATACGCCGTATATACGGGGAATACGCAGTTACTAGACAGGTTGACTTTATTGAAATTAATCAATTTACTTTACATTTAACGTCAATGGAAATGGCGTTTCAGGATTCGGTTGTCGCATTAACGAAAAATGAATTTATCTTGTTAAAGGAATTTGTTGAACACGAAAATCAGGTTTTATCCCGTACACATTTATTAGAAATATTGTGGGATGATGAACACTTTGTCGATGATAACACCTTATCTGTCAATATTACCCGAATCCGTAAAAAACTTGAGGATATTGGCATTAAAAGCTGCATTCAAACAGTTCGGGGCGCAGGTTATAAGTTCGTAAATACGTGGAGTAGTACGTTATGA
- a CDS encoding sensor histidine kinase: MKKFILDQVGYILFFYSQITLIIIVAQLAAMFSDAPLSSGIIFYLFLLPTCFFIVFLIYQYVRQRDFYQLEEADSEHAWFPEPTNHLLRNVRNQHDKQYSIYHERIEQLEQQKQLEIDFIQQWVHQMKTPVSIMHLTMQKERVHLPESFTNSMYEEMERLQQGLNLALYQSRLQKFERDFHVEKILLRTLVTESIQEFKASFIRNHVFPEQLIDESLVVATDSKWFRFVLHQLISNAIKYSKGSSERIFFRAFKKDRSVVLQIEDHGHGIPTQDISRVFDPFFTGQNGRTFQESTGMGLYLSKEICTELGHIIFVNSEQNVGTTISVKFTQPKI; this comes from the coding sequence ATGAAAAAGTTTATACTTGATCAAGTTGGATATATCCTATTTTTCTATTCCCAAATTACGCTTATCATTATAGTTGCCCAGCTTGCAGCGATGTTTTCTGATGCACCGCTTAGCTCTGGGATTATTTTTTATTTATTTTTATTACCAACATGTTTTTTCATAGTATTCCTAATTTACCAGTACGTAAGGCAACGTGACTTTTATCAACTAGAAGAAGCAGATAGTGAACACGCATGGTTTCCTGAACCGACTAACCATTTACTAAGAAATGTGCGGAATCAACATGACAAACAATATAGCATTTATCATGAAAGAATTGAGCAACTGGAACAACAGAAGCAGCTCGAAATTGACTTTATTCAGCAATGGGTTCATCAAATGAAAACTCCAGTTTCTATCATGCACCTTACTATGCAGAAAGAAAGAGTGCATCTCCCAGAATCTTTCACCAACAGTATGTATGAGGAAATGGAGCGTTTGCAACAAGGTTTGAATCTTGCTTTATATCAATCTCGGTTACAAAAGTTCGAGCGTGATTTCCATGTAGAGAAGATCTTGTTACGTACACTTGTAACAGAATCTATTCAGGAATTTAAAGCCAGTTTTATCCGCAACCATGTATTTCCTGAGCAATTAATCGATGAATCACTTGTGGTTGCAACAGATTCTAAGTGGTTTCGGTTTGTACTGCATCAACTAATATCAAATGCGATTAAATATTCAAAAGGATCATCTGAAAGAATCTTTTTCCGAGCTTTTAAAAAAGATCGGTCAGTAGTGTTACAAATTGAAGATCATGGCCATGGTATACCAACACAAGATATTAGCCGTGTTTTTGATCCTTTTTTCACGGGGCAAAATGGACGAACTTTTCAGGAATCGACAGGGATGGGACTTTATTTATCAAAAGAAATATGCACGGAATTGGGGCATATTATTTTCGTTAATTCCGAGCAAAACGTCGGCACAACGATTTCCGTAAAATTTACCCAACCTAAAATTTAA
- a CDS encoding ABC transporter ATP-binding protein, whose translation MAVLVAENLSKMYGSRRGVQFEAIDRFNLSVDRAEFLGIMGPSGSGKTTLLNLLSTIDIPTSGKIEINNEKVTGLSKNKLAKFRRKEMGFIFQDYNLLDTLTIGENIVLPLTLQGAKLNVMEKKLVIVAKQLGIDTIIHKRTFEVSGGQLQRAAIARAIIHDPTVIFADELTGNLDSKSSLRVMESLKDLNQSQETTTIMVTHDPFAASFCERIIFIKDGKLFNEIHRGDNRQAFFQDILNVQSLLGGNTDDFQTVRI comes from the coding sequence ATGGCAGTTTTAGTAGCTGAAAATTTATCCAAAATGTACGGTAGTAGACGTGGTGTTCAATTTGAAGCAATAGATCGGTTTAATCTTTCAGTTGACCGAGCAGAATTCCTTGGAATCATGGGACCTTCTGGGAGCGGAAAAACCACCTTATTAAACTTATTATCAACAATTGACATACCAACATCAGGAAAAATAGAAATTAATAATGAAAAAGTAACAGGCCTATCCAAGAATAAATTAGCAAAATTCCGTCGAAAGGAAATGGGCTTTATCTTTCAAGACTACAATCTATTAGATACGCTCACTATTGGTGAGAATATCGTACTCCCGTTAACACTTCAGGGCGCGAAATTAAATGTCATGGAGAAAAAACTAGTAATTGTCGCGAAACAGCTCGGGATTGATACAATCATCCATAAACGCACCTTTGAGGTTTCTGGTGGCCAACTTCAACGTGCAGCAATTGCTCGGGCGATTATCCATGATCCAACGGTTATCTTTGCGGATGAACTAACAGGTAACTTGGACTCAAAGTCATCCTTGCGTGTCATGGAATCATTAAAGGATTTGAATCAATCACAGGAAACTACAACGATTATGGTTACCCACGACCCATTCGCAGCCAGCTTCTGTGAACGAATTATTTTTATCAAAGACGGTAAATTATTTAATGAAATTCATCGTGGGGACAACCGTCAGGCATTTTTCCAGGATATATTAAATGTGCAATCTTTATTGGGAGGAAATACAGATGACTTTCAAACAGTTCGCATTTAA
- a CDS encoding FtsX-like permease family protein, whose protein sequence is MTFKQFAFNNVRRNKRQYLSYFLSCMFAVTVFFMYAVIIFHPDIDETEFRQTVERGILMTEGIIYVFSFLFVLYSTGSFIKSRKKEYGLLTTLGITKSQLNRMLILENTIIGIVSIITGLLLGALLTKLFLMVFSQTLGLDEILPFYLSLKAVGITALLFFIMFELNSLAVVWTMRTKSIMEMFRGAKAPNKTPKFSWILCCISLLAIGSAYYLAYTADIMSMFIRMLPILVLIIPGTYFLFTQCSVAFITIMKKKKSYYFRNLNLLTVSDLTFKLKDNARLLFFVAILSAVAFTSSGVLYGLFQSAEVESERFVPQDVSLVTEGVDHVEDFKKEVSYVKKEFKKQGIPYDATTVLSTQANSYSNKKDWNDIPLSIFSFSDYKKMMELHNKKVTFNLNKNEAVVLAEDFVLQDGNEVPKAFTLKSNNVEEKFIVKTANATLNGNIFAPFSVVVPDEVYQNFYQEADSNEIYYNYIMEIPNWTAQAEGIEEILNHADNEYVFPDSQAQFYISMKQGMSFLFFFGIFISVLFFLAAGSILYFRMYQDIDKDLHHFHSLYRIGLTHNEMKKIATKQLAYLFFIPFLVAVVHAGFAFKALQNMLASSIFLPSVVIIAIFFIVHVVNFIFIRNIYTSKLRKVM, encoded by the coding sequence ATGACTTTCAAACAGTTCGCATTTAATAATGTACGACGAAACAAGCGGCAATATTTAAGTTACTTTTTAAGTTGTATGTTTGCTGTAACGGTTTTCTTTATGTATGCCGTTATTATTTTTCACCCTGATATTGATGAGACAGAATTCCGACAAACTGTAGAGCGTGGAATCCTCATGACAGAAGGAATTATTTACGTTTTCTCTTTTTTGTTTGTTCTATACTCAACTGGATCTTTTATCAAATCAAGGAAGAAAGAATATGGACTACTAACTACACTTGGGATTACTAAGTCACAATTAAACCGTATGCTTATTCTTGAAAACACGATTATTGGAATAGTATCCATCATTACTGGCCTACTACTTGGTGCCCTTCTTACAAAACTATTTTTAATGGTATTTTCCCAAACCTTAGGGCTTGATGAAATTCTACCATTTTATCTATCGCTAAAAGCAGTTGGTATTACCGCCCTTTTATTTTTTATTATGTTTGAGCTTAACTCATTAGCAGTAGTTTGGACAATGCGAACTAAATCAATCATGGAGATGTTTCGCGGGGCAAAAGCTCCTAATAAAACACCGAAGTTTTCATGGATATTATGCTGTATATCGTTACTTGCGATTGGGAGTGCCTATTATCTGGCTTATACAGCTGATATCATGTCAATGTTTATTCGCATGCTACCAATTCTAGTTTTGATCATTCCAGGTACTTATTTTCTATTCACCCAATGCAGTGTTGCATTTATAACTATAATGAAAAAGAAGAAAAGCTATTACTTTAGAAATTTAAATTTATTAACTGTATCTGACTTAACATTTAAGCTTAAAGACAATGCTCGTTTATTATTCTTTGTTGCAATTTTAAGCGCAGTGGCATTTACGTCATCTGGTGTATTGTATGGTTTATTTCAAAGTGCTGAAGTGGAATCAGAGCGATTTGTCCCACAAGACGTATCTCTCGTAACTGAAGGTGTAGACCATGTGGAGGATTTCAAAAAAGAAGTTTCCTATGTAAAAAAAGAATTCAAGAAACAAGGAATTCCATATGATGCAACAACTGTCCTTTCTACACAAGCAAACTCATATTCTAACAAAAAAGACTGGAACGATATACCACTATCAATTTTTTCCTTTTCAGATTACAAAAAAATGATGGAGCTCCATAATAAGAAGGTTACCTTCAATTTGAACAAAAATGAAGCTGTTGTGCTAGCAGAAGATTTTGTTTTACAAGATGGCAACGAAGTACCTAAAGCATTCACACTAAAATCCAATAACGTGGAAGAAAAATTCATAGTAAAGACTGCTAATGCAACACTAAATGGGAATATCTTTGCACCCTTTTCAGTCGTCGTCCCTGATGAAGTCTATCAAAACTTTTATCAAGAAGCTGATAGTAATGAAATCTATTATAACTATATCATGGAAATTCCTAATTGGACTGCCCAAGCAGAAGGCATTGAAGAAATTTTAAACCACGCGGATAACGAATATGTATTTCCGGATTCCCAGGCTCAGTTCTATATTTCTATGAAGCAAGGAATGTCATTTCTCTTCTTTTTTGGTATATTTATTAGTGTTCTATTCTTTTTGGCAGCTGGTTCTATTTTATATTTTCGAATGTACCAAGACATCGATAAAGACTTACATCATTTTCATTCTTTATACCGTATTGGACTAACACATAATGAAATGAAAAAAATAGCAACTAAACAATTAGCTTATTTATTTTTCATCCCTTTTTTAGTAGCTGTTGTTCACGCCGGGTTTGCGTTTAAGGCACTGCAAAATATGTTAGCTTCATCAATATTTTTACCAAGTGTTGTTATTATTGCGATTTTCTTTATTGTGCACGTTGTTAACTTTATTTTCATTCGAAATATATATACATCCAAGCTAAGAAAAGTTATGTAA
- a CDS encoding glutamate-1-semialdehyde 2,1-aminomutase encodes MKSYTKSHELHEEALQHIVGGVNSPSRAYKAVGGGAPVYMERAKGAYFWDVDGNKYIDYLAAYGPIITGHAHPHIAKAISHAATNGVLYGTPTKLENTFAKMLKSAIPSLEKVRFTNSGTEAVMTTIRVARAYTNRTKVIKFAGCYHGHFDAVLVQAGSGPATLGTPDSAGIPKAVAEDVITVPFNDLEAFEKAIDHWRDEIAAVLVEPIVGNFGIVEPHDGFLQAVNDITHNAGALVIYDEVITAFRFTYGSAQQVYGVEPDMTAMGKIIGGGLPIGAYGGRLDIMEQVAPLGPAYQAGTMAGNPASMTSGIACLEVLQQDGVYETLDELGAQLEKGILEKASEHGIEISLNRLCGALTVYFGEGTITNYDQAEASDGEAFARFFKLMLEQGVNLAPSKYEAWFLTTEHTAEDIDETIKAVDHAFRKMAE; translated from the coding sequence TTGAAATCTTACACTAAATCACACGAATTACATGAAGAAGCCTTACAGCATATTGTTGGCGGTGTTAATTCACCGTCTCGTGCATATAAAGCTGTTGGCGGTGGTGCGCCTGTATATATGGAGCGTGCGAAAGGCGCTTATTTCTGGGATGTAGATGGAAATAAATATATTGATTATTTAGCTGCTTACGGACCAATTATTACGGGGCATGCCCACCCACATATCGCAAAAGCAATTTCACATGCAGCAACAAATGGTGTCTTATATGGCACACCAACAAAACTTGAAAATACATTTGCCAAAATGCTTAAATCTGCAATTCCGTCATTGGAAAAAGTCAGATTTACCAATTCAGGAACAGAAGCAGTAATGACGACAATTCGAGTAGCACGCGCTTATACAAACCGTACGAAAGTTATCAAATTTGCCGGCTGTTATCATGGTCATTTTGATGCAGTTTTAGTACAAGCTGGATCTGGTCCAGCGACACTCGGAACACCAGATTCTGCTGGGATTCCAAAGGCTGTGGCTGAAGATGTCATAACAGTTCCTTTTAACGACCTTGAGGCATTTGAAAAAGCAATAGATCATTGGAGAGATGAAATTGCGGCTGTTTTGGTTGAACCGATCGTTGGTAATTTTGGAATCGTTGAACCGCACGACGGATTTTTGCAAGCTGTGAACGATATTACACATAATGCTGGTGCATTAGTTATCTATGATGAAGTGATCACCGCTTTCCGCTTTACTTATGGGAGTGCTCAGCAAGTATATGGTGTTGAACCAGATATGACAGCTATGGGTAAAATTATCGGTGGCGGTCTGCCTATCGGAGCATATGGCGGGAGACTTGATATTATGGAACAGGTTGCCCCACTCGGGCCTGCATATCAAGCAGGGACAATGGCTGGTAACCCAGCTTCAATGACATCAGGTATTGCTTGCTTGGAAGTTTTGCAGCAAGATGGCGTATATGAAACACTAGATGAACTCGGCGCTCAGCTTGAAAAGGGAATTTTAGAAAAAGCTAGTGAGCACGGGATTGAGATTTCCTTGAACCGTTTATGTGGCGCACTTACTGTTTATTTTGGCGAAGGTACAATTACGAATTATGACCAAGCTGAAGCAAGTGACGGTGAAGCTTTTGCCCGTTTCTTCAAGTTAATGTTAGAGCAAGGTGTAAATTTAGCACCATCCAAGTATGAAGCATGGTTCTTAACAACTGAACATACAGCGGAAGATATTGATGAAACAATCAAAGCAGTGGATCACGCGTTTCGTAAGATGGCTGAATAG
- a CDS encoding ABC transporter ATP-binding protein, protein MSSVKQYMQFVKPYRWKIVWTILIGIIKFAIPLLLPLILKYIIDDIINAENMSDGAKTSELLWIMGGAFVIFLILRPPVEYIRQYLAQWVGNKILFDIRDRLFDHIQKLSLRFYSQTKTGEIISRVIHDVEQTKNFVLTGLMNVWLDIITILIAITIMMTMNVGLTLVSIILFPFFGFSIKYFYGRLRRLTRDRSQALAEVQGHLHERVQGVPVTRSFALEEYEQGQFNKRNENFLDKALNHTNWNAKTFAVTNTITDLAPLLVIAYAGYQVINGGLSVGTMVAFVAYMERVYSPLRRLINSSTVLTQSIASIDRVFEFLNEKYDIVDKKDAKAMTGVEGNVDIDRISFRYDEDEPDVLKDVSLQVKKGETIALVGMSGGGKSTLISLIPRFYDVTKGSIKIDGTDIRDVKARSLRDNIGMVLQDNTLFSESISMNIRMGNPDATDEEVITAAKAANAHDFITDLVHGYDTLVGERGVKLSGGQKQRIAIARVFLKNPPILIFDEATSALDLESEHTIQEALEKLASDRTTFIVAHRLATITHADRIVVVVGGEIRESGSHEELMKKQGSYYNLYQVQNLDQPDLKG, encoded by the coding sequence ATGAGTAGTGTAAAGCAATACATGCAATTTGTTAAACCGTATCGCTGGAAAATAGTTTGGACAATTTTAATAGGCATAATAAAGTTTGCTATTCCACTATTACTGCCATTAATTTTAAAATATATAATTGATGATATTATTAATGCAGAAAATATGAGTGATGGCGCGAAAACAAGTGAACTGCTTTGGATTATGGGTGGAGCTTTCGTTATTTTCTTAATCTTACGGCCACCAGTTGAATACATTCGACAATATTTAGCGCAATGGGTAGGGAACAAAATCCTTTTTGACATAAGGGATAGACTGTTCGATCACATACAAAAATTAAGTTTACGATTTTACTCGCAGACAAAAACCGGCGAAATTATTTCCCGGGTAATACATGATGTCGAACAAACAAAAAATTTCGTGCTAACAGGTTTAATGAACGTATGGTTAGACATAATAACCATTTTAATTGCAATTACCATCATGATGACAATGAATGTAGGATTAACCCTAGTTTCAATTATTTTATTTCCCTTCTTCGGTTTCTCAATTAAATACTTTTACGGTAGATTACGCCGTTTGACCCGTGACCGTTCGCAAGCCTTAGCGGAGGTTCAGGGTCACCTTCACGAACGTGTTCAAGGTGTCCCGGTAACAAGAAGTTTTGCACTTGAGGAATATGAGCAAGGACAATTTAATAAACGAAATGAAAACTTTTTAGATAAGGCTCTTAACCATACAAATTGGAATGCAAAAACATTTGCAGTTACAAACACAATCACTGATTTAGCACCACTGTTGGTTATTGCTTACGCAGGCTACCAAGTTATTAATGGTGGTTTATCGGTTGGAACAATGGTAGCATTCGTTGCTTATATGGAGCGTGTCTATAGTCCTCTGCGTCGATTAATTAATTCGTCAACTGTTTTGACGCAATCCATCGCGTCTATCGACCGTGTATTTGAATTTTTAAATGAAAAGTATGATATTGTCGATAAAAAAGATGCGAAAGCTATGACTGGGGTAGAAGGTAATGTAGATATTGATCGTATTTCTTTCCGTTACGATGAGGATGAACCTGATGTATTAAAGGATGTCTCACTCCAAGTGAAAAAGGGTGAGACCATAGCCTTAGTCGGTATGAGTGGTGGTGGTAAGTCCACATTAATCAGTTTAATACCACGTTTTTACGATGTTACAAAAGGATCGATAAAAATTGATGGAACGGATATACGTGATGTGAAAGCACGCTCACTCAGAGACAATATAGGAATGGTACTCCAAGATAATACGTTATTCAGTGAATCGATTTCAATGAACATTCGAATGGGTAATCCTGATGCTACAGATGAAGAAGTGATAACCGCAGCCAAGGCAGCGAACGCACATGACTTTATCACCGATTTGGTACACGGCTATGATACATTGGTTGGTGAACGTGGAGTGAAACTATCTGGGGGACAGAAGCAACGTATTGCGATTGCTCGAGTATTTTTAAAAAACCCTCCAATATTAATCTTTGACGAAGCGACTTCAGCACTTGACTTGGAAAGTGAGCATACAATTCAAGAAGCACTAGAAAAGTTAGCGTCAGATCGAACAACATTTATTGTCGCGCATAGATTAGCGACGATCACCCACGCAGATAGAATAGTCGTAGTTGTTGGTGGCGAAATCAGAGAAAGTGGTTCCCACGAGGAACTAATGAAAAAACAAGGTAGCTACTATAACTTATATCAAGTACAAAATTTAGATCAGCCCGATTTAAAAGGGTAA